From Cupriavidus oxalaticus:
ATGACCAGCGCGTCGGGCGTCACGGCCTCGGTGCCGTCGGGGACCGGGATGCCATAGTGGCCCCTGGTCATCGGCGTGTCCGGGTCCCAGCGATGGAAGTCCAGCGGCGCGCCGGGCCGGCTTACCGCCGGCAGCGCCGCCTGGCGCGCGGGCACTGCCGCGAGCCATTGCGCGACCGCGCCGCGCGCGTCGAACTCCTGCTGGATCGGCCAGTAGAAGCCAAGGCAGCGCACGGCCAGGCCCGCCAGCAGCTCGGACAACGCGGCGGCGATGCGCGCATCGGCATCGTCGCGCGCGGGCAGGGCGGCACGCAAGGACAGCAGGCGCGCGCGCTGCGCGCGGCGGTCCTCGGCGGGGTCGGTTTGAGAATTCGCAGGCGAGCTTGCAGCCGAGGTGGCGGAACTTGAGGACATGGCGTGGGATAATGCCCGCGTCCGAACCAACACGGACGGCGGAAGCTGCTGCGGCCCTTGCCTTGCATGGCGGCACCGGCGCCGCCGTCATCGACAAGGAAGCAAAGAATGCTGAAGGGAGTATATCTGCAGCGTGCAGGGCGGGCCGCCTGGATCGCCATGGCATGTGCACTGCTTGTCACGCCGGTCCATGCGCAGAAGCGCCCGCAGGCGCCCGTGCGCCAGCAGCAGCCGGCGGTGATCCCGAGCGATCCGGACGAGGCCTTCGCCGCGCTGCGCGAAGCGGCGCGCAAGAATGACGTAGAGCGCGCCTACGCGATCTCGGCCACGCTGGTCGACTACCCGATCCCGTCGTACGTCGAGTACTTCCGCATCAAGCCGCAGATGTTCGACGCCAGCGGCCTGGCGCGCATCGACGCGCCCGACGACCAGGTGCGCGCCTTCCTGCAGCGCTACAAGGGCCAGGCCATCGCCGACCGCATGCGCAACGACTGGCTGCTGGTGCTGGGCAAGAAGCGCGACTGGGCCAGCTTCGATGCCGAGTATCCGCAGTTCGCACTCAAGGACGACACCCAGGTCGAATGCTATGCGCTGCTGTCGCGCGCGCTCAAGGGCCAGAACGTTGCCGCCGAGTCGCGCCAGGCGCTGAGCGATCCGCGCTATTTCGGCGAAGGTTGCGTCGACCTGATCGGCTACCTGGTGCAAAGCCAGCAGATCCAGCGCAGCGATGTGGCCTTCCACGCGCGGCTGGCGCTGGAGCAGAACTACCTCACGCTGGCCGGCAAGATCGCCGCGCTGCTGCCCGATGCACGCGTCGACGGCGACGCGCTCGCCACCATCGTCAAGATGGCGCGCACCGATCCCAACCAGGCCGTCGCCTACCTGGGTACCGTCCAGGGCACGCTGTCGCGCGACGAGCAGGGCGCCGCCTGGGGCGTGATCGGCCAGTTCGCGGGCAAGAAGCTGATGCCGGAAGCGGCCAACTACTACCGCCGCCAGATGGACCTGGGCGGCAACCAGTGGTTGTCCGACGACTCCCAGGAATGGCGCGTGCGCGCCGCGCTGCGCCAGGGCGACTGGAAGCAGGTGCGCCAGGCAGTCGAGCTGATGCGTCCCGAGCTGCGCGCCAAGGACCCGGCGTGGCTCTACTGGTACGGCCGCGCGCTCAAGGCCGAAGGCCGCGACACCGAGGCGCAGCAGAACTTCCAGCAGATCGCCGGCCAGTTCAACTTCTATGGCCAGCTCGCCAGCGAAGAACTGGGCAACCGCATCACGCTACCGGCGCGCACCGCCGTCGGCGATGCCGAAGCCAATGCCATGCGCGCGCGCGCCGGCTTCCAGCGCGCGCAGAAGTTCTACGCGATGAACATGCGCTTCGAGGGCAACCGCGAATGGAACTGGGAATTGCGCGGCATGAACGACCGCGAGCTGCTCGGCGCGGCGGAGTACGCGCGCCGTCTCGAACTGCTCGACCGCACCGTCAATACCGCTGACCGCACCCGCAACGAGCATGACTTCGAGCTGCGCTTCCTGATGCCGTACCGCGACATCATGCAGCGCGCGACCGACGATGTCGGCCTCGACATGGCGTGGGTCTACGGCCTGATCCGGCAGGAATCGCGCTTCCTGATGAACGCGCGCTCGTCCGCCGGCGCGCACGGCCTGATGCAGGTGATGCCGGCGACGGCCAAGTACGTGGCGCGCAAGATCGGCATGAACGACTTCTCGCCGCAGATGATGGGCGATCCCAACATCAACATCCTGCTCGGCACCAATTACCTGAACATGGTGCTGACCGACCTGGACAGTTCCTGGGCGCTGGCGTCGGCGGCATACAACGCCGGTCCGGGCCGGCCCAAGGCCTGGCGCAGCACGCTGGCGCGGCCCGTGGAAGGCGCGATCTTTGCAGAGACCATCCCGTTCAATGAAACGCGCGGCTATGTGAAGAATGTGCTTTCCAACGCTACGTACTATGC
This genomic window contains:
- a CDS encoding lytic transglycosylase domain-containing protein — translated: MLKGVYLQRAGRAAWIAMACALLVTPVHAQKRPQAPVRQQQPAVIPSDPDEAFAALREAARKNDVERAYAISATLVDYPIPSYVEYFRIKPQMFDASGLARIDAPDDQVRAFLQRYKGQAIADRMRNDWLLVLGKKRDWASFDAEYPQFALKDDTQVECYALLSRALKGQNVAAESRQALSDPRYFGEGCVDLIGYLVQSQQIQRSDVAFHARLALEQNYLTLAGKIAALLPDARVDGDALATIVKMARTDPNQAVAYLGTVQGTLSRDEQGAAWGVIGQFAGKKLMPEAANYYRRQMDLGGNQWLSDDSQEWRVRAALRQGDWKQVRQAVELMRPELRAKDPAWLYWYGRALKAEGRDTEAQQNFQQIAGQFNFYGQLASEELGNRITLPARTAVGDAEANAMRARAGFQRAQKFYAMNMRFEGNREWNWELRGMNDRELLGAAEYARRLELLDRTVNTADRTRNEHDFELRFLMPYRDIMQRATDDVGLDMAWVYGLIRQESRFLMNARSSAGAHGLMQVMPATAKYVARKIGMNDFSPQMMGDPNINILLGTNYLNMVLTDLDSSWALASAAYNAGPGRPKAWRSTLARPVEGAIFAETIPFNETRGYVKNVLSNATYYAALMSGRPQSLKSRLGTVAPSPVTTTSLP
- a CDS encoding 5-formyltetrahydrofolate cyclo-ligase; protein product: MSSSSATSAASSPANSQTDPAEDRRAQRARLLSLRAALPARDDADARIAAALSELLAGLAVRCLGFYWPIQQEFDARGAVAQWLAAVPARQAALPAVSRPGAPLDFHRWDPDTPMTRGHYGIPVPDGTEAVTPDALVIPCVGFSPDKFRLGYGGGFYDRTLAAMAQRPVAIGIGYEACRIALPAQPHDVAMDWIVTEAGAF